The Stackebrandtia nassauensis DSM 44728 genome includes the window CGAGATCAGCGAGTCCTTCAGTTCGAAGGGGCTCAGGCCTTCCAGCCGTTTCTGCTCGGTGCGGGCGGTATGGTGCCCGCTTTCCATCATGGTCATGCCGTATTCCCCCGTCAGGCGAGGACCGCGATGATGATCGCGCCCCAAATGGACAACAGTGTGTTCCCGATCGCGTAGGGCACCGTGTAACCCAGTACCGGCACCTGGCTCTTGGCGGCGTCGGTGATGGCGCCGATCGAAGCCGTGGTCGTGTTGGCTCCGGCGATGACGCCCAGGAGGATCGGGGTGGGGAACCGGAACAGGTATCTGCCGAGGTACAGGCAGATGATCATGGGCAGCAGGGTCACCACCAGCCCGGCGAACACCAGGCTCAGACCCTCCTGCTTCAGACCGGACACGAAGGACGGTCCGGCGGTGATACCGACGATGCCGACGAACATGCACAGTCCGCCGGTGCTCATCAGCCAGTTCGCGGCGGGCGGGAACTTCCCGAAGGTGGGGTACCGGGCGCGCAGCCAGCCGAAGACCAGCCCCATGATCAGGGCACCGCCCGATGTGGTCAGTCCGATGTCGGCACCGGCGATGGCGATGGTGGGCACGCCGATGAGCCCGCCGACCACGATGCCGGCGCCGACGTAGGACATGTCGGTGGCGTCGTTGGAACGGTTGGGGTAACCCAGGTCGGCGACGGCGGCCTCGACGTACTCCTTGCCGCCCTGGATGGTGATCTCGTCGCCGCGGTGGATCACGGTCGCGTCGCTCCACGGGATGGTCTGGCCGCCGCGCACCAGTTTGTTGACGAAGACCTTGGGTGCCCGGTCGGCGAACGCGTCGCCGATGTTGGCGCCGACCAGGGCCTTGTTGGTGATGACTATGGACAGTGTCTCGACCTCGTAGTGCAGCAGCCGGGGGTCGTCGACCTCGGGACCCCAGTGGCGTTCGACGTCGAGGGCCACCAGGTCGGCGCGCCGGGCCGCGATCGTGACCACGTCGCCCTCGCGCAGCACCGTGTCGGGGGTGACCGTGGACAGTTCCTCGCCGCGCCGCAGGTCGTGGAACACCACCCGGTGTCCCTGGTCCAGGGCGTCGACCTCGACCTGGGCGACGCTCTTGCCGATGACGGCCGCGCCGGTCAGCCGGTAGGTGCGGCGCACCACCGAGTAGTAGGCGGGGGCGGTGTCCTTCTCCTCGGCGACACCGAGGTCGCGCTCCATCTGGTGGGTTTCCGCGGCCAGGTCCTTGGTGCCGATCAGGCGCGGCGCGACCGAGGACAGGAAGTAGGCCGCGGCGGCGGTGCCGAACAGATAGCAGACGGCGTAGCCCACGGCGATCTGGGATTCGTAGGTCTTGATCTCCTTGGCCGACAGCCCAGGCAGGCCCTCGATCGCCGAACCGGCGACACCGATGACCGACGACTGCGTCAGTCCCCCGGCCAGCAGCCCGGCGCCCCAGCCGGGCCCGTAGCCGAGCACCTTGGCGGCGGCGATGACGACGCCCAGTCCGATCAGGCACGACACCACGGCCAGGATGAGCTGCTTGACACCGTCGCCCTTGAGCCCGGCGAAGAACTGCGGGCCGACGCCGTAGCCCAGCGCGAACAGGAACGCCACGAAGGCGGTGGTCTTGACCAGGTCGGGGATCTCGATGTCGGCGCACAGGCCCACCGCGACGCCCGCCAGCAGGGTCCCGGTGACCGGGCCGAGCGTCAGCGACTTGTAGCGCAGTTTCCCGACGAAGAAGCCCAGGGCCAGCGCCAGGAAGATCGCCAGTTCGGCCTGCGCGACCAGGGTGTCAGTGAACCACTTCCACATCGGTTCCCCCCGTCCCCGACTCGCTCCCCGCAGGCGAATCTAACCCAGGGTGGACCCGGCGGGGTCTGAAACGGCGTATTACGAGGTCAGCTCCGTTTCCAGATGATGGTCTGGTCGCCGCTGTTGGCGCCTTTGGCCTTGAGGCGGATCTTGCCGTCGGCGGCGATGGACTCGGGAACCTCGAACACGACGGTGCCCGAGCGGGTCTTCTTCGACTTCACGGTGCCGGTGAGGGGTTCGCCGACCTCCTGTTTCGACTGTCGGTATTCCTTGTCCTTCTTGTCGATCAGGCTGAACACGTAGTCGTCGTTGCCGGGGCCGACGGTGTGGCTGCCCTTATAGGAGTGGACCTCGACGTCGGCGACCACGAAGACCTTGCCGGAGCCGGGTTTTCCGCCGTCGTCGGCCTTGTCGGCGGTGTCGATCTTCGTGACGGCGTAGGTGACCTCGAATTCCTCGCCGTCGGCCTTTCCGGACAGTGACACCGGTGCGCCGAGGGTCACCGAGGTGGGCTGGGGCGGCGCGTCGGGGTCGCCGCCGCCGTGGTCGTGGTGGTCGTCGGAGGCCGAGGCGGACGCGGACTTCGCGGCCTCGTCGGGCGGGGTGTCGCCGCCGCATCCGGCCAGCAGCGCCACCGCCGCGGCCAGGGCGAGCACGGGGATCGGGGGCTTCATGGGGGAACGGTATCGAATCTGTTAAGTATCCGTCAAGATCTCTGATTCCCGGCCGCCCAACAAAAGCCGCCGTCCCCGCAACACCAGCACGTGCTGCGGGGACGGCGGGTTCTCTCCAATGGGGTCATTCGGTGCGGATGCCGTTGGGGCGCATCATGTGCCACAGCGCGGGCATGCTCAGCAGCGTCACCAGCAGCACCATGGCCGCGCCCGCTCCGGCGATGGTGGCGACGTTGCCCCAGTCGATCACCGGTTTATAGGGCGTGATCCTGATGAGCGACCAGCCCAGGCCCAGGCCGGTCACCAACGCCGCGGCGATACCGCAGGCCACCGGGATCGCCGTCTGCCACAGCACCGAGAAGGCCAGGGTCCGGCGTCGGGTGCCGAAGGCGACCAGCAGCGACATCAGCCGTCGTCGTTCCTGCAGCTGTTCCAGGGTGTTGACCAGCATGCTCAGTCCGATGAGGATCATCGTCGCGATCACCCCGACCAGCAACAGCTGCCGCAGGTTGGCGAAGGTCTCCGACTCGGTCGAGGACATGTACTCCGTCACGGACGCGTGCTGGGACACTCCCGCGGCGACGTTGCGGACGTGCTCGATGGAGTCAGGGTTGGCCCGGTCCGACTCGAAGACCACGATCTGGTCGGTCAGTTCGAGGATCTTCTCGTCCACGGCCCCGGGCGTCGCCAGGATGGACGTGTACACCTCGTCGTTCTTCGGCGTCACCCGGTCGCGGTACTCGGGGACCGTCCACTTCTGTGGCTTGTGGAGCGGTTTGCCGTTGACGCCCAGCTCGTTGTAGTTGATGAAATCCAGCTTGGATCCGGGTTTCGGCGCGGTTTCGTCGGCGCTGAACACGTCGCCCTCGGCGCAGGCTTCGATCTTCGCCAGCGAGGACAGGTACTCGCAGTCGCCGACGATCAACGAGGCGTCCTGTTCGGAGTCGATGCTGGAGTACGCCTCCACGACCTTCACGTCGGGTACCTCCTCCACCTTCTCCTTGATCTCCGCCAGCTCGACCTTCCCCGACGGGGCGTACAGCTCCGCCTGGTTCTCCTGCTTACCGGTGAAGTTCATCTCCTTGGTCTCGATGGTGGAGAACAGCATCTGCAACGCGACCGCCCCGGCCGCGGCCACCGCGACGCCGATGATGGCGCGCGACGCGCTGCCGCCGCTGAGTTGCAGCCTGCGGGTGGCCAACTGCCAGCTCGGCGCTCCGGCGCCGAACCGGGAGACCACCTTCTCCACGACCCACGGCAGCATCGCCGCGAGGCCCAGCAGCAACAACAGGATCCCGGTCACGACCAGCGTCATGGTCAGCCAGTTGTCGCGGAAGTCCCCCGTCAGGACCAGCTGTCCCAGGGAGGCGACACCGAGGACGACCAGCGTCAGGCGCCACCACAGCCGTCGGCGGCGGGGCTTGGCCTGCCGGACCACGCCCAGCGGTTCGACGATGAGGCGGCGCATCGCCAGTTGGGTGGCGAAGACCGCCACCAGGGGGACCGCGATGACGACTATGGCGCCCAGGAACGGATCCGGCACGATGTCGGCGGCGAAGGGACGGTCATCCCAGAAGGTGAGGCTCTCGACCAGCTGGGCGATCGCCACCAGCAGCCCGGCTCCGATCACCAGCCCCACGATGGCGCCGAACATCGACTCGCCGCCCGCGATGCGGCGCGCGGCGGCGGCGTCCGCGCCGATCAGCCGCAACGCGGCCAGTCGCCGGTCGCGTTGCTCCCCTCCGAAGCGCACCGCGACCGCCACGAACATGACCACCGGCAGCAGCATCACGATGACCGCGACGATCACCAGCAGCACCAGGAAGATGGATTCGATGGGGTTATCAGGGAACTTCTCGCCGAAGTTGTCGATGCGGTAGGCGCCCGCCGTGTCGAGGTTCTCGCCACCGGCGTAGTACCGCAGGTCGCCCGGACTCTCCAGCCCCTCGTCGGCGATGACGCCGACGATCTTGTGATCCAGCCGCGGCTTGAGCAGCTTGCCCTCCTCAGAGGACAGCAGGTCCGCCAGCGGCTGGGAAACGTACATCTCTCCCGGCTTGGGAAGCTTGTCGATCCCCGGCGGGATCGGCGGGTTGTCCCCCTCCGGCACGATCTCGGTACCGCTGACGGCCATGTCCCGGTAGGAATCCCACCTCTCCACCAGCAGCGCGGTGTCGTCGCCGGGCTTCTCGATCGGGCTGTCGCCGTACAGGTCTCCGACAGCGATCGACTCCTGCCGCTCCTCCATCGAGGTCAGCACGGTCGGTACCGAGGCCGCGGCCAACAGCATCGCCACTCCCAGGCCCACGCCCAGGGCTGTCAGCGCGGCCCGGATCCAGCCCGAGGGCCCGCCCGCGACGGCGAACCGGCACCCCATCGCCACGTCGGCGATCCACGCGCGGACGCCTCGGCGCTTCTTCGTCACGGTGTTGGTCATACGGCGAACTCCGGGGCGCGGGTCTTGCCGTCGCGCACGACGATCTCGCGGTCGGAGTACGCGGCCACCCGGGCCTCGTGGGTCACCAGCACCACGGCGGCGCCGGATTCCTTGGCCGCCTTGGTCAGCAGCGTCATGACCTGTTCGCCGTTGAGCGAGTCGAGCGCCCCGGTCGGTTCGTCGGCGAACACGACCCGCGGTTCGATGGCCAGTGCCCGCG containing:
- the aspT gene encoding aspartate-alanine antiporter encodes the protein MWKWFTDTLVAQAELAIFLALALGFFVGKLRYKSLTLGPVTGTLLAGVAVGLCADIEIPDLVKTTAFVAFLFALGYGVGPQFFAGLKGDGVKQLILAVVSCLIGLGVVIAAAKVLGYGPGWGAGLLAGGLTQSSVIGVAGSAIEGLPGLSAKEIKTYESQIAVGYAVCYLFGTAAAAYFLSSVAPRLIGTKDLAAETHQMERDLGVAEEKDTAPAYYSVVRRTYRLTGAAVIGKSVAQVEVDALDQGHRVVFHDLRRGEELSTVTPDTVLREGDVVTIAARRADLVALDVERHWGPEVDDPRLLHYEVETLSIVITNKALVGANIGDAFADRAPKVFVNKLVRGGQTIPWSDATVIHRGDEITIQGGKEYVEAAVADLGYPNRSNDATDMSYVGAGIVVGGLIGVPTIAIAGADIGLTTSGGALIMGLVFGWLRARYPTFGKFPPAANWLMSTGGLCMFVGIVGITAGPSFVSGLKQEGLSLVFAGLVVTLLPMIICLYLGRYLFRFPTPILLGVIAGANTTTASIGAITDAAKSQVPVLGYTVPYAIGNTLLSIWGAIIIAVLA
- a CDS encoding DUF4352 domain-containing protein, yielding MKPPIPVLALAAAVALLAGCGGDTPPDEAAKSASASASDDHHDHGGGDPDAPPQPTSVTLGAPVSLSGKADGEEFEVTYAVTKIDTADKADDGGKPGSGKVFVVADVEVHSYKGSHTVGPGNDDYVFSLIDKKDKEYRQSKQEVGEPLTGTVKSKKTRSGTVVFEVPESIAADGKIRLKAKGANSGDQTIIWKRS
- a CDS encoding FtsX-like permease family protein, producing the protein MTNTVTKKRRGVRAWIADVAMGCRFAVAGGPSGWIRAALTALGVGLGVAMLLAAASVPTVLTSMEERQESIAVGDLYGDSPIEKPGDDTALLVERWDSYRDMAVSGTEIVPEGDNPPIPPGIDKLPKPGEMYVSQPLADLLSSEEGKLLKPRLDHKIVGVIADEGLESPGDLRYYAGGENLDTAGAYRIDNFGEKFPDNPIESIFLVLLVIVAVIVMLLPVVMFVAVAVRFGGEQRDRRLAALRLIGADAAAARRIAGGESMFGAIVGLVIGAGLLVAIAQLVESLTFWDDRPFAADIVPDPFLGAIVVIAVPLVAVFATQLAMRRLIVEPLGVVRQAKPRRRRLWWRLTLVVLGVASLGQLVLTGDFRDNWLTMTLVVTGILLLLLGLAAMLPWVVEKVVSRFGAGAPSWQLATRRLQLSGGSASRAIIGVAVAAAGAVALQMLFSTIETKEMNFTGKQENQAELYAPSGKVELAEIKEKVEEVPDVKVVEAYSSIDSEQDASLIVGDCEYLSSLAKIEACAEGDVFSADETAPKPGSKLDFINYNELGVNGKPLHKPQKWTVPEYRDRVTPKNDEVYTSILATPGAVDEKILELTDQIVVFESDRANPDSIEHVRNVAAGVSQHASVTEYMSSTESETFANLRQLLLVGVIATMILIGLSMLVNTLEQLQERRRLMSLLVAFGTRRRTLAFSVLWQTAIPVACGIAAALVTGLGLGWSLIRITPYKPVIDWGNVATIAGAGAAMVLLVTLLSMPALWHMMRPNGIRTE